A single genomic interval of Streptomyces graminofaciens harbors:
- the nuoL gene encoding NADH-quinone oxidoreductase subunit L → MENLIALLVAAPLLGAAVLLCGGRRLDAVGHLIGTALAAVSFVIGVVLFVDMLGKDAEHREIGQYLYSWIPVEGFQADVAFQLDQLSMTFVLLITGVGSLIHLYSIGYMEHDERRRRFFGYLNLFLAAMLLLVLADNYLLLYVGWEGVGLASYLLIGFWQHKPSAATAAKKAFLVNRVGDIGLSIAIMLMFTTFGTFTFGPVLESTGETSEGKLTAIALMLLLAACGKSAQVPLQSWLGDAMEGPTPVSALIHAATMVTAGVYLIVRSGEIFNGAPDAQLATAVVGAVTLLFGAIVGCAKDDIKKALAGSTMSQIGYMILAAGLGPIGYVFAIMHLVTHGFFKAGLFLGAGSVMHGMNDEVDMRKYGGLRTYMPITFATFGLGYLAIIGFPGLSGFFSKDKIIEAAFAKGGTEGWILGGVALLGAAITAYYMTRVMLMTFFGEKRWQPDEQGHEPHPHESPRSMTIPMIVLAFGSVFAGAFFSIGDRFLHWLEPVTEHAHGNPPVSAMTVTLSTMVVLVIGAGIAYVQYGRRPVPVVAPRGSLLTRAARRDLLQDDFNHIVLVRGGEHLTRSLVYVDHTLVDGVVNGTAASMGGLSGRLRRIQNGYARSYAVSMFGGAAILIAATLLMRAV, encoded by the coding sequence GTGGAGAACCTGATTGCGCTGCTGGTGGCGGCGCCCCTGCTCGGAGCGGCCGTCCTGCTGTGCGGCGGCCGGCGCCTGGACGCCGTCGGCCACCTCATCGGCACGGCCCTCGCCGCCGTCTCCTTCGTCATCGGCGTCGTCCTCTTCGTCGACATGCTCGGCAAGGACGCCGAACACCGCGAGATCGGCCAGTACCTGTACAGCTGGATCCCCGTCGAGGGCTTCCAGGCGGACGTCGCCTTCCAGCTCGACCAGCTGTCGATGACGTTCGTCCTGCTGATCACCGGAGTCGGCTCGCTCATCCACCTGTACTCCATCGGGTACATGGAGCACGACGAGCGCCGACGCCGCTTCTTCGGCTACCTGAACCTGTTCCTCGCGGCGATGCTGCTCCTCGTCCTCGCCGACAACTACCTGCTGCTGTACGTCGGCTGGGAGGGCGTCGGCCTCGCCTCGTACCTGCTGATCGGCTTCTGGCAGCACAAGCCCAGCGCCGCCACCGCCGCGAAGAAGGCCTTCCTGGTCAACCGCGTCGGCGACATTGGCCTGTCCATCGCCATCATGCTGATGTTCACCACCTTCGGGACCTTCACCTTCGGGCCGGTCCTGGAGTCCACCGGCGAGACCAGTGAAGGCAAGCTCACCGCCATCGCCCTGATGCTGCTGCTCGCCGCCTGCGGCAAGTCCGCCCAGGTGCCGCTGCAGTCCTGGCTCGGGGACGCGATGGAGGGCCCGACCCCGGTCTCGGCCCTCATCCACGCCGCGACCATGGTGACCGCGGGCGTCTATCTGATCGTCCGCTCCGGGGAGATCTTCAACGGCGCCCCGGACGCGCAGCTGGCCACCGCCGTGGTCGGCGCGGTCACGCTCCTCTTCGGTGCGATCGTCGGTTGCGCGAAGGACGACATCAAGAAGGCCCTCGCCGGGTCGACGATGTCCCAGATCGGCTACATGATCCTCGCCGCGGGCCTCGGCCCGATCGGCTATGTCTTCGCGATCATGCACCTGGTGACGCACGGCTTCTTCAAGGCCGGGCTGTTCCTCGGCGCCGGCTCGGTCATGCACGGCATGAACGACGAGGTCGACATGCGCAAGTACGGCGGTCTCCGTACGTACATGCCGATCACGTTCGCCACCTTCGGCCTCGGCTACCTCGCGATCATCGGCTTCCCGGGCCTGTCCGGCTTCTTCTCCAAGGACAAGATCATCGAGGCGGCCTTCGCCAAGGGCGGCACCGAGGGCTGGATCCTCGGCGGCGTCGCCCTCCTCGGCGCCGCCATCACCGCCTACTACATGACACGCGTGATGCTGATGACCTTCTTCGGCGAGAAGCGCTGGCAGCCGGACGAACAGGGACACGAGCCGCACCCGCACGAGTCGCCCAGGTCCATGACGATCCCCATGATCGTGCTGGCGTTCGGCTCGGTGTTCGCGGGAGCGTTCTTCAGCATCGGCGACCGGTTCCTGCACTGGCTGGAGCCCGTCACCGAACACGCGCACGGCAACCCGCCGGTCAGCGCCATGACGGTCACCCTCTCCACGATGGTCGTCCTCGTCATCGGCGCCGGCATCGCCTACGTCCAGTACGGGCGCCGTCCCGTCCCCGTCGTCGCCCCGCGCGGGTCGCTGCTCACCCGGGCCGCCCGGCGCGACCTGCTCCAGGACGACTTCAACCACATCGTGCTCGTACGCGGTGGAGAGCACCTCACGCGCTCCCTGGTGTACGTCGACCACACCCTGGTCGACGGCGTCGTCAACGGCACGGCGGCCTCGATGGGCGGCCTCTCCGGGCGCCTGCGCCGCATCCAGAACGGCTATGCCCGGTCGTACGCGGTCTCGATGTTCGGCGGCGCTGCGATCCTCATCGCCGCGACCCTGCTGATGAGGGCGGTCTGA
- a CDS encoding NADH-quinone oxidoreductase subunit M has protein sequence MSFPLLTATAALPALGAIATAAMPAARRNAAKSLALLVSLATLVLAAIVLFRFDPDGDRYQLTESHAWIKDFGVRYELGVDGIAVALIALTALLIPFIILAGWHDADPLETGNKRWRPTQGFFALILAVEAMVIISFEATDVFLFYIFFEAMLIPMYFLIGGFGDRAHEHGEEAASTQRSYAAVKFLLYNLVGGLIMLAAVIGLYVVAGTFSLPEIAEARANGSLDMVTSTERWLFLGFFFAFAVKAPLWPLHTWLPNAMQESTAPVAVLITAVVDKVGTFAMLRFCLGLFPEASKWATPAILVLALISIIYGALLAVGQRDIKRLVAYASISHFGFIILGIFAMTSQGQSGATLYMVNHGISTAALMLVAGFLISRRGSRLIADYGGVQKVAPVLAGTFLIGGLATLSLPGLAPFVSEFLVLVGTFARYPAIGIIATVGIVLAALYVLVLYQRTMTGPVKAEVEGMPDLRVRELVVVAPLVVLLIFLGVYPKPLTDIVNPAVEHTMSDVQKKDPQPEVEAAK, from the coding sequence ATGTCCTTTCCTCTGCTGACAGCGACGGCGGCGCTCCCGGCCCTCGGGGCGATCGCCACGGCCGCCATGCCGGCCGCGAGGCGCAACGCCGCCAAATCGCTGGCGCTGCTCGTCTCGCTGGCCACGCTCGTGCTCGCCGCGATCGTCCTGTTCCGGTTCGACCCGGACGGCGACCGCTACCAACTCACCGAGTCCCACGCCTGGATCAAGGACTTCGGCGTCAGATACGAGCTCGGCGTGGACGGCATCGCCGTGGCGCTCATCGCGCTCACGGCCCTGCTGATCCCCTTCATCATCCTCGCGGGCTGGCACGACGCCGACCCGCTGGAGACCGGAAACAAGCGGTGGCGGCCCACCCAGGGCTTCTTCGCCCTGATCCTGGCCGTCGAGGCGATGGTGATCATCTCCTTCGAGGCCACCGACGTCTTCCTCTTCTACATCTTCTTCGAAGCCATGCTCATCCCGATGTACTTCCTCATCGGCGGCTTCGGAGACCGTGCCCACGAGCACGGCGAGGAGGCGGCGTCCACGCAACGGTCGTACGCCGCCGTGAAGTTCCTCCTGTACAACCTGGTCGGCGGCCTGATCATGCTGGCCGCGGTGATCGGGCTGTACGTGGTCGCCGGGACCTTCTCGCTCCCGGAGATCGCCGAGGCCCGCGCCAACGGCTCGCTGGACATGGTGACCAGCACCGAACGCTGGCTGTTCCTCGGCTTCTTCTTCGCCTTCGCGGTGAAGGCGCCCCTGTGGCCGCTGCACACCTGGCTGCCGAACGCGATGCAGGAGTCCACCGCACCGGTCGCCGTACTGATCACGGCGGTCGTCGACAAGGTGGGCACCTTCGCGATGCTCCGCTTCTGCCTCGGGCTGTTCCCGGAGGCCAGCAAGTGGGCGACGCCCGCGATCCTCGTACTGGCGCTGATCAGCATCATCTACGGGGCGCTGCTCGCGGTCGGCCAGCGCGACATCAAGCGGCTGGTGGCGTACGCGTCGATCTCGCACTTCGGGTTCATCATCCTGGGCATCTTCGCGATGACCAGCCAGGGCCAGTCGGGCGCGACGCTCTACATGGTCAACCACGGGATCTCGACGGCCGCGCTGATGCTGGTCGCCGGCTTCCTGATCTCCCGGCGCGGCTCCCGGCTCATCGCCGACTACGGAGGCGTCCAGAAGGTCGCGCCGGTGCTCGCCGGCACGTTCCTGATCGGTGGCCTGGCCACGCTGTCGCTGCCGGGGCTCGCCCCGTTCGTCAGTGAGTTCCTCGTCCTGGTCGGCACGTTCGCGCGCTACCCGGCGATCGGGATCATCGCCACCGTCGGCATCGTCCTCGCCGCGCTCTACGTCCTCGTCCTCTACCAGCGGACGATGACTGGCCCGGTGAAGGCCGAGGTCGAGGGGATGCCCGACCTGAGGGTGCGGGAACTTGTGGTGGTCGCCCCGCTGGTCGTGCTGTTGATCTTCCTGGGCGTCTACCCGAAGCCGCTCACCGACATCGTCAACCCGGCGGTCGAGCACACCATGTCCGACGTACAGAAGAAGGACCCCCAGCCCGAGGTGGAGGCGGCCAAGTGA
- the nuoN gene encoding NADH-quinone oxidoreductase subunit NuoN, translated as MSATAVHSLWTTAADPITKIDPPKIEYGQLSPTLIVIGAAIVGVLIEAFVPRKARYYAQVFVSVVALAAAFAAVIGLAAGGYGTTKAGIAAMGAIAVDGPSLFLQGTILLAGLLGVFTFAERRLDPETHGNKVDSFAAQAASVPGSDSEKAAVKAGFTTTEVFPLLLFAIGGMLIFPSANDLLTLFIALEVFSLPLYLLCAVARRKRLMSQEAAVKYFLLGAFASAFTLFGIALLYGYSGSVNYATIAKVVDGTITEVTPALADTTGNDALLLIGTAMVVMGLLFKVGAVPFHMWTPDVYQGAPTPVTGFMAAATKVAAFGALLRLLYVVLPGLRWDWRPVMWAVAIVTMLGGAIVAITQTDIKRLLAYSSIAHAGFILAGVIATSPDGVSSVLFYLGAYSFVTIGAFAVVTLVRDAGGEATHLSKWAGLGRRSPLVAAVFAVFLLAFAGIPLTSGFAGKFAVFKAAAEGGAGGIVVVGVISSAIAAFFYIRVIVLMFFSEPRPEGPTVAVPSPLTMTAIGVGVAVTLVLGVAPQYFLDLAGQAGVFVR; from the coding sequence GTGAGCGCAACAGCCGTCCACAGCCTGTGGACAACGGCGGCGGATCCGATCACGAAGATCGACCCGCCGAAGATCGAATACGGGCAATTGTCGCCCACCCTGATCGTCATCGGAGCGGCGATCGTCGGGGTCCTGATCGAGGCCTTCGTGCCACGCAAGGCCCGCTACTACGCCCAGGTGTTCGTGTCCGTCGTCGCCCTCGCCGCCGCCTTCGCCGCGGTCATCGGGCTCGCGGCGGGCGGATACGGCACCACCAAGGCGGGAATCGCGGCGATGGGAGCCATCGCCGTCGACGGACCGTCCCTGTTCCTCCAGGGCACGATCCTGCTGGCCGGCCTCCTCGGCGTGTTCACCTTCGCCGAACGGCGCCTCGACCCCGAGACGCACGGCAACAAGGTCGACTCCTTCGCCGCGCAGGCCGCCTCCGTGCCCGGCAGCGACAGCGAGAAGGCCGCGGTGAAGGCCGGGTTCACCACCACCGAGGTGTTCCCGCTGCTGCTCTTCGCCATCGGCGGCATGCTGATCTTCCCGTCGGCCAACGACCTGCTGACCCTGTTCATCGCCCTGGAAGTCTTCTCGCTCCCGCTGTACCTGCTGTGCGCCGTGGCCCGCCGCAAGCGCCTCATGTCGCAGGAGGCCGCGGTCAAGTACTTCCTGCTCGGCGCCTTCGCCTCCGCGTTCACCCTCTTCGGCATCGCCCTGCTGTACGGCTACTCGGGCTCGGTGAACTACGCGACGATCGCCAAGGTCGTCGACGGCACCATCACCGAGGTCACCCCCGCGCTCGCCGACACCACGGGCAACGACGCGCTGCTGCTCATCGGCACCGCCATGGTCGTCATGGGCCTGCTGTTCAAGGTGGGCGCGGTGCCGTTCCACATGTGGACCCCGGACGTGTACCAGGGTGCCCCGACGCCGGTCACCGGCTTCATGGCGGCGGCCACGAAGGTCGCGGCCTTCGGCGCGCTGCTGCGGCTGCTCTACGTCGTCCTGCCCGGCCTGCGCTGGGACTGGCGGCCGGTCATGTGGGCCGTGGCGATCGTCACCATGCTGGGCGGCGCGATCGTCGCGATCACCCAGACCGACATCAAGCGACTGCTGGCGTACTCGTCGATCGCGCACGCCGGCTTCATCCTCGCCGGTGTCATCGCGACCTCCCCCGACGGCGTCTCGTCGGTGCTGTTCTACCTGGGCGCCTACTCCTTCGTGACGATCGGCGCGTTCGCCGTGGTGACCCTGGTGCGGGACGCGGGCGGCGAGGCCACCCATCTGTCCAAGTGGGCCGGGCTCGGACGCAGATCACCGCTGGTGGCGGCCGTGTTCGCGGTGTTCCTGCTGGCCTTCGCGGGCATTCCGCTCACCTCCGGCTTCGCCGGGAAGTTCGCCGTGTTCAAGGCGGCGGCGGAGGGCGGCGCGGGCGGGATCGTCGTCGTCGGTGTGATCTCGTCGGCGATCGCCGCGTTCTTCTACATCCGTGTGATCGTGCTCATGTTCTTCAGCGAGCCGCGCCCCGAGGGGCCGACGGTCGCCGTGCCGTCGCCCCTGACCATGACGGCGATCGGCGTCGGTGTGGCGGTCACGCTGGTGCTCGGTGTGGCGCCGCAGTACTTCCTGGATCTGGCGGGGCAGGCGGGAGTGTTCGTGCGCTGA
- the recQ gene encoding DNA helicase RecQ: protein MTVEESGTAGTGASPGAPRAGTGAGTVEPGVGTVAAGVRQPQVGASLPGDSEALAVLNRVFGYDAFRGEQEAVIEHVVAGGDAVVLMPTGGGKSLCYQIPALVRPGTGIVVSPLIALMQDQVDALRALGVRAGFINSTQDFDERRVVEAEYIAGELDLLYLAPERLRLDTTLDLLSRGKISVFAIDEAHCVSQWGHDFRPDYLALSLLGERWPDVPRIALTATATHATHREITERLVMPTARHFEASFDRPNIQYRIVPKADPKKQLLSFLRQEHTGDAGIVYCLSRNSVERTAEFLSKNGVQAVPYHAGLDAGTRAAHQARFLREEGLVVVATIAFGMGIDKPDVRFVAHLDLPKSVEGYYQETGRAGRDGLPSTAWMAYGLNDVIQQRKLIQGSEGDEAFRRRAAAHLDAMLALCETAQCRRGQLLRYFGQEPEPGGCGNCDTCRTPPETWDGTVAAQKVLSTVVRLQRERGQKFGAVQIVDILLGRRTAKVIQFDHDQLSVFGIGEELAEGEWRGVVRQMLAQGLLAVEGEYGTLVLTETSGAVLRREQEVPLRKEPKKPETPKAASARGERKPKAAAVELPEELQPVFEALRTWRGEQAREQGVPAYVIFHDATLREIATLRPTSVAQLGGISGIGEKKLATYGEGVLGVLASLGGATPDEPSVAEAAVGPVHEAGHADADDAFDWPDVEPEPEPDDWA from the coding sequence ATGACGGTGGAAGAGAGCGGTACGGCCGGGACGGGTGCGTCCCCGGGCGCGCCGCGAGCGGGCACGGGAGCGGGCACGGTCGAGCCGGGAGTGGGCACCGTGGCAGCCGGAGTCAGGCAGCCGCAAGTGGGCGCGAGCCTGCCGGGAGACAGCGAGGCACTCGCCGTCCTCAACCGGGTCTTCGGATACGACGCCTTCCGTGGCGAGCAGGAAGCCGTCATCGAGCACGTCGTCGCGGGCGGCGACGCCGTCGTGCTCATGCCGACCGGCGGCGGCAAATCGCTCTGCTACCAGATTCCGGCCCTGGTCAGACCCGGCACGGGCATCGTGGTCTCCCCCCTGATCGCACTGATGCAGGACCAGGTGGACGCGCTGCGAGCGCTGGGCGTACGCGCCGGGTTCATCAACTCCACGCAGGACTTCGACGAGCGGCGCGTCGTGGAGGCGGAGTACATCGCGGGGGAGCTGGACCTGCTGTATCTCGCCCCGGAGCGGCTGCGACTCGACACCACGCTGGACCTGCTCTCACGCGGCAAGATCTCCGTCTTCGCCATCGACGAGGCGCACTGCGTGTCCCAGTGGGGCCACGACTTCCGGCCCGACTACCTGGCCCTGTCACTGCTCGGCGAGCGCTGGCCGGACGTCCCCCGCATCGCGCTCACCGCCACGGCCACCCACGCGACCCACCGGGAGATCACCGAACGGCTGGTCATGCCGACGGCCCGGCACTTCGAGGCCAGCTTCGACCGGCCCAACATCCAGTACCGGATCGTGCCCAAGGCCGACCCGAAGAAGCAGCTGCTGTCCTTCCTGCGACAGGAGCACACGGGCGACGCCGGCATCGTCTACTGCCTGTCGCGCAACTCCGTGGAGCGCACCGCGGAGTTCCTCAGCAAGAACGGCGTCCAGGCGGTGCCGTACCACGCGGGACTCGACGCGGGCACGCGCGCGGCGCACCAAGCGCGGTTCCTGCGCGAGGAAGGGCTGGTGGTGGTCGCCACGATCGCCTTCGGCATGGGCATCGACAAACCCGATGTACGATTCGTCGCCCACCTCGACCTGCCGAAGTCCGTGGAGGGCTACTACCAGGAGACGGGCCGCGCCGGGCGCGACGGACTGCCCTCCACGGCATGGATGGCGTACGGGCTGAACGACGTCATACAGCAGCGCAAGCTCATCCAGGGAAGCGAGGGCGACGAGGCGTTCCGGCGCCGGGCCGCCGCGCACCTGGACGCCATGCTCGCGCTGTGCGAGACCGCCCAGTGCCGACGAGGACAGCTGCTGCGGTACTTCGGCCAGGAGCCGGAGCCCGGCGGCTGCGGCAACTGCGACACCTGCCGCACCCCGCCGGAGACCTGGGACGGCACGGTCGCCGCACAGAAGGTGCTGTCCACGGTGGTCCGACTCCAGCGGGAGCGGGGGCAGAAGTTCGGAGCCGTGCAGATCGTCGACATCCTGCTCGGGCGGCGCACGGCCAAGGTGATCCAGTTCGACCACGACCAGCTGTCCGTGTTCGGCATCGGCGAGGAACTGGCCGAGGGCGAATGGCGGGGCGTCGTCCGACAGATGCTGGCACAGGGGCTGCTGGCGGTCGAGGGCGAGTACGGCACGCTGGTGCTCACCGAGACGAGCGGGGCGGTGCTGCGGCGCGAGCAGGAGGTGCCGCTGCGCAAGGAACCGAAGAAGCCGGAGACACCGAAGGCGGCCTCTGCCCGGGGCGAGCGCAAGCCCAAGGCCGCGGCGGTCGAGCTGCCCGAGGAACTGCAACCCGTCTTCGAGGCCCTGCGCACCTGGCGCGGAGAACAGGCCCGCGAGCAGGGCGTCCCCGCGTACGTCATCTTCCACGACGCCACGCTCCGCGAGATCGCCACACTGCGACCCACTTCCGTGGCCCAGCTCGGCGGCATCAGCGGCATCGGCGAAAAGAAGCTGGCGACGTACGGGGAGGGGGTGCTGGGGGTGCTGGCCTCGCTGGGCGGGGCGACG